In Providencia zhijiangensis, a single window of DNA contains:
- a CDS encoding F0F1 ATP synthase subunit epsilon, giving the protein MVAAMTYYLKVVSAEKQMFEGLVQKIQVTGSEGELGIYPQHTPLLTAIKPGMVRITKQFGEEELIYLSGGILEVQPTGVIVLADTAIRGKDLDEARAVEAKRKAEEHVRKAHGDVDYAQASAELAKAIAKLRVIELTKKLM; this is encoded by the coding sequence ATGGTAGCTGCAATGACATACTACCTGAAAGTAGTAAGCGCGGAAAAACAGATGTTTGAAGGCTTAGTACAAAAAATTCAGGTGACAGGTAGTGAAGGTGAGTTGGGGATTTATCCGCAGCATACCCCGCTGCTGACTGCCATAAAACCGGGCATGGTACGCATTACGAAGCAGTTTGGCGAAGAAGAACTAATTTACCTCTCCGGCGGTATCTTAGAAGTTCAACCAACTGGTGTTATCGTACTCGCTGATACAGCGATCCGTGGTAAAGATTTAGACGAAGCTCGTGCAGTGGAAGCTAAACGCAAAGCGGAAGAACATGTCCGCAAAGCACACGGCGATGTTGATTATGCTCAGGCATCAGCAGAACTTGCAAAAGCAATAGCGAAACTTCGAGTTATCGAGTTAACTAAAAAGCTTATGTAA
- the glmU gene encoding bifunctional UDP-N-acetylglucosamine diphosphorylase/glucosamine-1-phosphate N-acetyltransferase GlmU, producing the protein MTVQRKSVVILAAGKGTRMYSDLPKVLHLLAGKPMVQHVIDTAKSIGASDIHLVYGHGGDLLKEKLGEQNLNWVLQAEQLGTGHAMQQAAPHFQDDEDIVMLYGDVPLIAKDTLQRLVEAKPEGGIGLLTVILDNPAGYGRIIRENGEVVGIIEQKDASEEQRKIQEINTGIMVASGKDFNRWLSQLNNNNAQGEYYITDIIALAHKEGNKIATVHPSHLSEMEGVNNRLQLAALERIYQKEQAEKLLLAGVMLIDPARFDIRGTLTHGRDVVIDTNVIIEGNVTLGNNVQIQTGCVLKNCVIGDNSVISPYSVIENSELSTECTVGPFARLRPGAKLAAKSHVGNFVEMKNATLGLGSKAGHLSYLGDAQIGSNVNIGAGTITCNYDGVNKFKTVIGDDVFVGSDTQLVAPVCVANGATIGAGTTVTRDINEGELVVSRVKQTHIKNWQRPVKKK; encoded by the coding sequence ATGACTGTGCAAAGAAAAAGTGTCGTGATTTTAGCTGCCGGTAAAGGCACACGGATGTATTCAGACTTACCTAAAGTTCTGCATTTACTCGCAGGTAAACCAATGGTTCAGCATGTGATTGATACTGCGAAATCAATCGGTGCGTCGGATATTCATCTGGTATACGGACATGGCGGTGATTTACTGAAAGAAAAACTGGGTGAACAAAACCTCAATTGGGTTCTGCAAGCGGAGCAACTGGGTACCGGTCACGCAATGCAGCAAGCCGCTCCCCACTTCCAAGATGACGAAGACATTGTCATGCTGTATGGCGATGTACCTCTGATTGCGAAAGACACATTACAACGACTGGTAGAAGCTAAGCCAGAAGGCGGCATTGGCTTACTGACAGTTATCCTCGATAACCCAGCCGGTTATGGTCGCATTATCCGTGAAAACGGCGAAGTCGTTGGTATCATCGAACAGAAAGATGCCAGCGAAGAGCAGCGTAAAATCCAAGAAATCAACACCGGTATTATGGTCGCAAGCGGCAAAGACTTTAATCGCTGGCTGAGCCAACTGAACAATAACAATGCCCAAGGTGAATACTACATCACCGACATCATTGCCCTTGCTCATAAAGAAGGCAACAAAATTGCGACCGTTCACCCAAGCCACCTCAGTGAAATGGAAGGGGTTAATAACCGTCTGCAATTAGCGGCGTTAGAGCGCATCTACCAAAAAGAACAAGCTGAAAAATTACTGTTAGCGGGTGTGATGCTTATCGACCCTGCGCGTTTTGATATTCGCGGAACCTTAACTCACGGTCGTGATGTAGTCATCGACACTAACGTGATCATCGAAGGTAACGTGACGCTGGGTAATAACGTTCAGATCCAAACTGGCTGCGTACTGAAAAACTGTGTGATTGGCGATAACTCAGTTATCAGCCCATACTCAGTGATTGAAAATTCTGAATTATCCACGGAATGTACTGTTGGACCTTTCGCTCGTTTACGCCCTGGTGCTAAATTAGCAGCGAAATCCCATGTGGGTAACTTTGTTGAAATGAAAAATGCCACGTTGGGCTTAGGCTCTAAAGCAGGCCACTTAAGCTATCTGGGTGATGCTCAGATTGGTAGTAATGTGAATATTGGTGCGGGCACGATCACCTGTAATTATGATGGTGTGAATAAATTTAAAACGGTTATTGGTGATGATGTGTTTGTTGGCTCTGACACTCAGTTAGTTGCTCCTGTGTGTGTGGCTAATGGCGCAACCATTGGTGCTGGTACCACGGTCACTCGTGATATTAACGAAGGTGAGCTGGTGGTGAGCCGCGTGAAACAGACACACATTAAAAACTGGCAGCGCCCAGTAAAGAAAAAATAA